TGGGTGGACGTCGCCGCACCCGGCGAGGACCTGATCTCACTCGACCCGGGGATCGATGGCGACGGGCTGGTGAACCGCGTAGCCCGCGACTCCAACAGCCAACCGCAGCCGTTGCAGGGCACGAGTTTCGCCGCTCCCTACGTTTCGGGGCTGGCCGCGCTGATCAAGGAGAAGAACCCGGAACTCTCCGCGGCCCAGGTGATGCACCGGATCACCGAAACCGCGCAGCACCACGGTGGCAGCGAGGGCGGTAACGACATCATCGGCTACGGGATGATCAACCCGATGGCCGCGCTCAACAACGTCATCCCCGCCGAGCACGACGCGGCTGCTGCCCCGGTCGAGCCCCGACGCCTGGAAGCGCACGTGTTCCCGGAGCGGAACTGGGCCGCCATCGCGGTGGCGATGGGAGGAACCATCGGCGGTCTGGCCACAGTGCTGTTCACGGCGTTCCTGCTCAACGCGGTAAGGCGGGTTCGGGCACGGAACCGGGGCGAATCACCGGTGGGGTCGGAAACCTCCTGATCGAGGTTTTCCGGGCGGTTCGGCGGATCACTCGCTCGGCGGAACCGCCCGACGAGGGTTACGAACGAACTCGCGGCCCGGAACCGGCTCGGTTCCGGGCCGCGTTACTACCCGACGGGAGGACCACCCGTGGCGGTGGCCGCCCGTGGAGCTAGTCGGCGGCGGCTCCGGTGTCGGCCTGCTGCTGTTCCTCCTCCGGCGCCCGGTTGACACCGGCGTCCGATTCGACGGGGATGGAGTCGTATACGAAGCTGGCCTGCGCCGGATCCAGGAAGTCACCGGAGGGCAACGTCCCCAGGATCGAGGCGGGGGCCGCTCCGATGTCCCCCGTGCCGTTGACCACGCCCAGCCCCTTGGCGGTGGCGACGTCCTTGATCCCGTAAGTGACCCCTCGGTTGGAGACCAGGTAGAGGGGACCGCCCTCGGCGGTGTCGGGGCCGGTGCTCCCGCGCACCACGGCCGCCTTGCCCGGCGGCATGTAGAAGTAGTCCACGCGCGGCCCCGTGCCGTCGAACTGGGCGAGTTTCACCGGCGCCTTGGGGGCGGGCGTACCCGACCCGACGGTGACCGTGACCCGCTGCTCCCCGGACGCGTCGGACCAGCTCAGGCAGGAACGATTGGCGTCCGCGAACGAGAGCGGCTGTGGAACCCCCACCGGGAAGTGGTCCACGTCGAGCTCGTCGGCCGCGTCGGCACTACCGATGTCGGTGAGCATTCCCGTGGCGTTGGGAATCTCCTTGGAGCTGTACCTGGAAGCGTGCAGCACCGCGGCCGCACCGCGAGTGATGTGCTGCTTGCCGCTCTGTCGCAGCACGAAGAACTGCGGGGACTCCCCCGGCACACTGCGCTCGAGAACGTCACCCACCCCGTAACCGCCACTGTCGTACTCCGGAGTGGTTTCCGACAGTTCCGGCACCGCGAGCGAGTCCACCTCGGGGATCGCGTTGAGCATGTTGGTGCTGACGATGCGCGGAACCGCGTCGCCGAGACCGAACATCTCCGTCACCGCGAGTTCCTCGGCAGGCAGAGCGGCTTTGACCACCCTGGCTCCGGTGCTGTTGTCGGAGCGCACGCGATAGACCAGATACGTCTGCCGCGAGGAGGAATCACGCACGTAGAGCGCCTCGTCACGCCCGATTTCCCGACCACGGCCGGTAACCCCGCCCAGCACGGTGGTCTCCACCTCGGCGGTGCCGAGCATGTCCTCGGTGTCCAACGCCTTGTTCAGCTCGGCCACGTCACAGATCGCCCATGCCGGAGTGGCCGCCTGCCCCGGCTCGGGCAGGAAGTCCGGTGCGTTGGGCATTCCCGTCTTCGGTCCGCGGGGTAATTCCGCCAGGGCTGCCTGGTCGACCTTGGTCGGCTCGATCGCCTGCCCCTGACCGTTGCCCTTGGCCATGACGAGCAACTTCGCCGAGGCCATGTTGAGCATCGGAATCAGGCGCTTGTCGGCCTGATCGTCGGAAGTGACGACGTAGACACTGCCGCTGCCTTTCGCTATGACCACCGAGCCCGGTTTCGGGACGGTGCCCTGGCCGCCGAACAATCCCCACACCAGGAATCCGATCATCCCGATACAGGCGATGATCGCACCCGCGATGGTGGCGCGTTTGTGCGAACCGAGCGGATCGTGCAGCATCACCGCGTCCCGGCGGGCGAGTGCCGATTCCATACGGCGTATGACGAACCTGTACGCCTGGACTTGTGATTTGGTGGTGGGTGTTGATGCCATTCTTCGCCTAAAGCTCTCCCGTGCGAGGTACCGTTCAGCAGGGTAGCCGGGAAAGGTTGCCGCGTGGGTCCGGTTCGACCGACTCACCGCAGTATTCTCTTCGATCGGTTACCGATACCTACACTCGCCCGCACCCACAGTGGGCAGACGCATCTAACTGCGAGGGGGAGAGACCCAACGGATGTCCGTGACCACACAGCATTCGGCCCCACCGAAAGCATCGGGATCGTCCGGCACCGGGCCCACCAACGCGACGCGGGCACGAATCCAGGCAAGGCGGCGGACCAGTGGTGCCAGTCTGGGGGCGCTGCCGGTATCCAACCTCGTCGTCATGGAGATCGGTATCGCGGCCGGTCTGATCGTCGTAGGCATCGATCGGACACTGTGGCCGGTGGCGGCCGGAGTGGCGGGGTTCGCCGTGATCATCGCGCTGCTGCGCAGGCGCGGCCGGTGGTTCACCCAGATGTTCGGGCTGGTGCTGGGCTACAAGTTCCGCAACCACACCAGCGTGGTCACACCAGTCACGCCGGGTCTGACGGACGGTGGGGACGAGAACGGCGACGGCGTGATCGGCCCGGAGGAGAACCATCGGGTCTCACTACTGCGGCTGGTCGTTCCCGACCTGGTCGTGGCACACGGCCAGGACCACGACCGCAACCACGTCGGGATGGCGTTCAACGACGGCAAGTGGACCGCTGTGCTCATGGTGGAACCCACACCGTCGTTGGTCACCGAGATCGGCAAGGCACCGAACCTCCCGCTCGGCTCGCTGACCCACTGCCTGGAGGACCGCGGCGTGGTCCTCGACGCGATCCAGGTGATCTGGCACTGCTACCCCGGCAGTGCCGCGCTGCCCTCCAAATCGCCCGCGCTGAACTCGTACATGGAGGTGCTGGGCCCGTTACCGGCGGCGGCTCGTCGTACCACGTGGGTGACGGTGCGGTTGGACCCGAAACGGTGCGCCAAGGCCGTGGGCGAACGGGGCGGCGGCATAGTGGGTGCGCACCGCGCGCTGATCGGTGCGCTGTCCCGAGTGCGCAGCGCCCTGGAGCGGGAGTCGGTACCGACCCGGCCGCTGGATCCGGACGAACTGCTGCAGGCGGGGATCGCCTCGGCCGAACTGCAGTCGGTGCTGGGATCGCAGCGCTCGGTCGGACTCAAGGAACGCTGGGACGGGGTCACGGCGGGCGGAGTGGGCCACTCCAGCTACGCGATCACCGGCTGGCCCTCGCAGATGAGCAACAACCTGAACGCGCTCACCGGGGTTCGTGCGTTGTCCTCCACGGTGGCGATGTCCATATCCCCCACCGGTGAGAACAGTGAGGTCGGGCTGCGCAGCCTGGTCAGGGTCAGCGCCCGGACTCCCGACGAGCTGGACACCGCGGACGAGCAGTTGCGCGGTATCAGCAATCGACTCGGGGTCACGCTGACCCCGCTGGGCGGCGTGCAGCTGGCCGGATTCAACGCGACTCTCCCGTTGGGAGGCTCGATATGAGCCGCAGCAGGACCATCGACACACCCGACGATCTGCGCGACAGGGTTCCGGAGTTCCTGGTTCCCCCGGAAACGCTGGACACGGTCAGCCCTTCCGGTGACCGCGGCGGGATGATCATCGGATCCGGGCCGCACGGCGAACCCATCTCCACCTCGATCCTTCGTCCGCAGCCCACCAGGATGGTCACGGTGGGCGGGCTCTACCTGGCTCGACAGATCGCGCTGCGCGCCATGGCCACCGGCGCTTGGGTGATCATCGCTACCGGGCGGCCGGACTCCTGGGAGAACCTGGCGACCGCCGCGGGGCACACCCCCGACGGCACCCCGGTCCCGCTGGTGCAGATCCGACGGCTCACCCCGTTCGACCTGCCGCGTTCCAGCGAGGACGCCCCGCTGCTGGTGATCCACGACGGCGGAGCCGTGCCCCAGGAACTGTTCCCGCCCCGTTCGGCGTGGCAGACCACCATGTACGTGTTGCCGTACCTACACCCGCAGGTGGGCAACGGTACCGCCGCGAACACGGCCGATCTGGTGCTGCTACAGCGAATCCCGATGAACCAGGCCCAGCTGGCGGGGCGGATCTGGCACCTGCACCCGCCACAGGTGCAGCAGCTGACCGCGCTGCAGGACGACGGGATCATCGCCCTGGGCAACATGCTGTGGAGCCCGATCCGGCTCGTGACCAACCACGCGGAACGGGAGCTCCTGGGACCCATTCGGCGCGGCGACTGACCTCACCTCCCGGCGATTTCGCGAGAAATTGACGCTCCGGGAGTGTCGATTTCTCGCGAAATCGCGGCGAGTGTGTCCACACCGCACCCAGCTGTCCACATCCCGCGGGAAACGCCGGGCCGAGTGAGATTCGTCGCTTCGATACTGGCGGGTATGGCAGACATCGCATCGACAACGCACCCGGAACCGGCACCCCGGGGGTCGGTACTTTTCACCCGCGCCGAAGCACTGGAAGCCGGAATAACGGACCGCGTGCTACGGGAGTCCGGGGCGTACCGCCGGGTACTCCACGGTCTCTACACCCCGGCCGATGTTCCGCTGAGCCACGAACTGAGGTGCCAGGCAGCGGCACGGCTCCTGCCCTCCGACGCGGTGATCACCGGAAGGTCGGCCGCCACGCTGCACGGGGCACGGCTCGCTGACCACAACGACGCGGTCGAAGTACTCGTCAACGACAAGTACGTGAACCGAAGAGCGGGGTTGAAGTGTTGGGCGCGGAGCGTCTCGACCGATGAGTACTCCGCCTGGAGCGGAATCAGGCTTGCCTCCCCCTGCCGGAGTTCCTTCGAGATGCTCGCCCGCTATCCGCTCAGGTGGGCTGTGGCCAACTGCGACCGGATGTTGCACGAGGGAATGATCGGGGAAAACCAGCTCCGCCGCTTCCTCGGCGAGCGAAACCACTACGGGATTCGCCAGGCCCGAGCCGCTTTCGAACTGCTGGATCGCAGAGCGGAGTCGCTTCCGGAGTCGATGCTGCGCGTACTCCTGGTGCAGCGGGGCCTGCCACCGACCCCGCAACTGAACATCCTGCACCGGGGAAGGTTCGTGGCGCGAGTGGATCTCGCATACGAGGACGCCAGGGTCGCCTTGGAGTACGAAGGGGTCTGGCACGCGGACGCGGAACAGTACCGCCGCGACCGGATGCGCAGGCAACGCATAGCGGAGTGCGGCTGGCAGGTGCTCGTGGTCACCGCACGGGAGCTGTTCGAGACGCCGAACGAACTCGTGCGGCGGGTCGGGGCGGCGTTGGCAAGGGCGTGAGCGTCGATTTCTCGCGAAATCGCCGCGCTGTGCGGAGAGGGAAGCCTCTCACGGCCCGGGCGGCGGCGTTTTCCGGCGAAACCGACGGTCACAGCGAACGCCGCGCCCGGGTGGTTCTGACCCGCTCGGCCAGCTGGTCATCGGGCGGATAGTCGACCCCGGTCAGCGCCAGGCCGTGCGCCGGGGCCACCGCGCTGGTCTTGGTCCCCTCACGCAGCATCTCCGCCGGCCACTCGGTACCGCGTCGGGAATCACCGGACATCAGCACCGACCCCACCAGACTCCGAACCATGGAGTGGCAGAAGGCGTCGGCGGTGAGGGTCGCCTCCAACAGGTGCCGGTCGACTCGCTCCCACTCGAACAACTGCAGCTGCCGGACGGTGGTCGCACCCTCGCGTTGCTTGCAGAAGGCCGCGAAATCGTGCAGCCCCACCAGGTCGTTCGAAGCCAGCTTCAGCCGCCGCACGTCCAGCGGCCTGTTCCAGGCCAGGGTGTCGCGCCGCCGCAGCGGGTCGACTCCCCACGGCGCGTCCGAAACCAGGTAGCGGTAGTGCCGCCGCATCGCGGCGAACCGCGCGTCGAAGCCCGCAGGAGCGACCTCGGCCCGCAGCACCCGAACG
This portion of the Actinopolyspora lacussalsi genome encodes:
- a CDS encoding tRNA pseudouridine38-40 synthase (product_source=KO:K06173; cath_funfam=3.30.70.580,3.30.70.660; cog=COG0101; ko=KO:K06173; pfam=PF01416; superfamily=55120; tigrfam=TIGR00071): MQGLLEDALWKQPPGRELVGSVVVAGRTDAGVHADRQVVHVDAVPLAAGDRHRLEVDEHGVPDLTRLCGRWNRILPGDVRVLRAEVAPAGFDARFAAMRRHYRYLVSDAPWGVDPLRRRDTLAWNRPLDVRRLKLASNDLVGLHDFAAFCKQREGATTVRQLQLFEWERVDRHLLEATLTADAFCHSMVRSLVGSVLMSGDSRRGTEWPAEMLREGTKTSAVAPAHGLALTGVDYPPDDQLAERVRTTRARRSL
- a CDS encoding type VII secretion protein EccB (product_source=TIGR03919; pfam=PF05108; tigrfam=TIGR03919; transmembrane_helix_parts=Inside_1_22,TMhelix_23_45,Outside_46_506), with the protein product MESALARRDAVMLHDPLGSHKRATIAGAIIACIGMIGFLVWGLFGGQGTVPKPGSVVIAKGSGSVYVVTSDDQADKRLIPMLNMASAKLLVMAKGNGQGQAIEPTKVDQAALAELPRGPKTGMPNAPDFLPEPGQAATPAWAICDVAELNKALDTEDMLGTAEVETTVLGGVTGRGREIGRDEALYVRDSSSRQTYLVYRVRSDNSTGARVVKAALPAEELAVTEMFGLGDAVPRIVSTNMLNAIPEVDSLAVPELSETTPEYDSGGYGVGDVLERSVPGESPQFFVLRQSGKQHITRGAAAVLHASRYSSKEIPNATGMLTDIGSADAADELDVDHFPVGVPQPLSFADANRSCLSWSDASGEQRVTVTVGSGTPAPKAPVKLAQFDGTGPRVDYFYMPPGKAAVVRGSTGPDTAEGGPLYLVSNRGVTYGIKDVATAKGLGVVNGTGDIGAAPASILGTLPSGDFLDPAQASFVYDSIPVESDAGVNRAPEEEQQQADTGAAAD
- a CDS encoding type VII secretion protein EccE (product_source=TIGR03923; pfam=PF11203; tigrfam=TIGR03923; transmembrane_helix_parts=Inside_1_41,TMhelix_42_64,Outside_65_67,TMhelix_68_85,Inside_86_437) codes for the protein MSVTTQHSAPPKASGSSGTGPTNATRARIQARRRTSGASLGALPVSNLVVMEIGIAAGLIVVGIDRTLWPVAAGVAGFAVIIALLRRRGRWFTQMFGLVLGYKFRNHTSVVTPVTPGLTDGGDENGDGVIGPEENHRVSLLRLVVPDLVVAHGQDHDRNHVGMAFNDGKWTAVLMVEPTPSLVTEIGKAPNLPLGSLTHCLEDRGVVLDAIQVIWHCYPGSAALPSKSPALNSYMEVLGPLPAAARRTTWVTVRLDPKRCAKAVGERGGGIVGAHRALIGALSRVRSALERESVPTRPLDPDELLQAGIASAELQSVLGSQRSVGLKERWDGVTAGGVGHSSYAITGWPSQMSNNLNALTGVRALSSTVAMSISPTGENSEVGLRSLVRVSARTPDELDTADEQLRGISNRLGVTLTPLGGVQLAGFNATLPLGGSI
- a CDS encoding hypothetical protein (product_source=Hypo-rule applied), yielding MSRSRTIDTPDDLRDRVPEFLVPPETLDTVSPSGDRGGMIIGSGPHGEPISTSILRPQPTRMVTVGGLYLARQIALRAMATGAWVIIATGRPDSWENLATAAGHTPDGTPVPLVQIRRLTPFDLPRSSEDAPLLVIHDGGAVPQELFPPRSAWQTTMYVLPYLHPQVGNGTAANTADLVLLQRIPMNQAQLAGRIWHLHPPQVQQLTALQDDGIIALGNMLWSPIRLVTNHAERELLGPIRRGD
- a CDS encoding very-short-patch-repair endonuclease (product_source=COG2852; cog=COG2852; superfamily=52980) translates to MADIASTTHPEPAPRGSVLFTRAEALEAGITDRVLRESGAYRRVLHGLYTPADVPLSHELRCQAAARLLPSDAVITGRSAATLHGARLADHNDAVEVLVNDKYVNRRAGLKCWARSVSTDEYSAWSGIRLASPCRSSFEMLARYPLRWAVANCDRMLHEGMIGENQLRRFLGERNHYGIRQARAAFELLDRRAESLPESMLRVLLVQRGLPPTPQLNILHRGRFVARVDLAYEDARVALEYEGVWHADAEQYRRDRMRRQRIAECGWQVLVVTARELFETPNELVRRVGAALARA